TGCAGTAGTGTAACTAACATAGAAAGAGGAATTATATTTAACgcagagtaactataacatacaaagagaaactatgtttaatgtAGAGTAACTATCTCATATAGACAGGACTTATagtaactgtagagtaactataaactATAGAGactaactatataaaatgaagagtaactatcacatataaagaagaactatatactgtagagtaactatcacatataaacaAGAGTTATATTAAGTGtgagtaactataatatataaacagtaactatataaaataaagagtaactatcacatataatgataactatatttaaaataaagtaactataatttatgaatggtaactatattaattatagagtaacttcacataacgaaataatataaataagaaataactacatttaatttatagtaactataacatataaagaataactgtattaactgtagagtaactataacaatcaatagatcctaagtgagtatgttaaatatagagtaactattacatgtaaagagtaactatatgaactgtagagtaactataacaatcaatagatcttaagtaacaatgttaaatatagagtaactataacatataaaaagtaactatataaaatgaagagtaactatcacatataaagaagaactatatactgtagagtaactatcacatataaaaaggagttatattaactgtgagtaactataatatataaacattaactgtataaaatgaagagtaactatcacatataatgataactatatttataataaagtaactataatttatgaaaggtaactatattaattatagagtaacttcacataacgaaataatctatataagcaataaactacatttaacttatagtaactataacatataaagaataactatattaactgtagagtaactataacaatcaatagatcctaagtaagtatgttaaatatagagtaactataacaaataaagagtaactatatgaactgtagcgtaactataacaatcaatagatcttaagttacaatgttaaatatagagtaactataacatataaaaagtaactatataaaatgaagagtaactatcacatataaagaaGAACTATATACTGTAACTATATactttagagtaactataacatataaaaaggAGTTATATTAACTAtgagtaactataatatataaacagtaactgtataaaatgaagagtaactatcccatataatgataactatatttataataaagtaactataatttatgaaaggtaactatattaattatagagtaacttcacataacgaaataatctatataagcaataaactacatttaacttatagtaactataacatataaagaataactatattaactgtagagtaactataacaatcaatagatcctaagtaagtatgttaaatatagagtaactataacaaataaagagtaactatatgaactgtagagtaactataacaatcaatagatcttaagtaactatgttaattatatagtaactataaaatataaagagtaactatataaatattaagagtaactatcacatttaatgataactatatttgtatttgtacaggTTCAATAATACATTCAATTGATACAAACCACAACATCTTTGAAAATCCAAATAATGAGCAGGAAGAAAACATTGATAAAGAATTAGATGGCAGTTTAATTGGAGAAGCAAGGAAAACAACCGATGAGATTTATGATCTATATTGCAAACATGCTGCTATTATTGGTTTTAGTGTACGAAAAAGGGAAGAatagatataaagaaggaaccaCAATTGTTAATGGAAAATACTTCTACTGCTCTGCTGCTGGAATAAGAGACccttctaaaaacaaagaactcaaaaatgaagatgatcaatcagatgcaaaaaagaaagaaaggagaaagagggttatgataacaagaacaaaatgtgaagctcaaatatttgcaaagaagaatgaaaatggagattttgaaatagaaaagcaTGTAGTGGTACATAATCACCCATTGACAAGAGAAATAAGTAATTATCTCCACCGATCGGAACGACAAATGACAGAACCTAAAAAAGAAGCTATTGAGGCAATGTCAGAATGTGGTCTAAGACCAATGGAGTCTTATAGGTATATGTCAACAGAAACTGGCGGAGACGACTGTGTAGGTCATACGATGATTGATCATCTAAACTACTGCTACAagttaaaaatgaagcaaattgATGGCAAGGATTCACAAACACTAGTGAACAAACTGTATGACATACAATCAATAGATCCCGAGTTCTTTTTCAGAGTAAGACTCAATGCTGAAGGAAAAGTTGAGTGCCTATTTTGGAGGGATTCTATGATGAGAGAAGATTACAAAATATATGGAGATGTTCTAGTTTTTTATACTACATTCAGAACCAATAAGTACAATCTCATATGTGCTCCATTTGTTGGTATCAATAACCATTGGAAAAACACAATGTTTGCTTGTGCTTTCATTGGGGATGAAACCACAGAATCTTTCGTTTGGGTGTTTGAAACTTTTCTGAAGGCTATGGGAGGAAAGCACCCTATATCAATTTTCACTGATCAAGATGCAGCTATTGCTGCTGGAATAGAACAGGTACCTcttcatatattatagttactattttgacaatatagtaactctttataaaatatagttactattttaacaatatagtatctctttataaaatatagttactattttgacaatatagtaactcttaattcaatatagttactattctaaaattatagtaacactttataaagtatagttactattttgacaatatagtaactatttattaaatatagttactattttgaaaatatagaaactcttattaaaatatagttaatattttgacaatatagtaattctttataaagtatagtaactctttataaaatatagttactattttgtggaactatatatattcattattgtttttcaGGTTTTTCCTTCTTCAAGACACAGGTTATGCTTATGGCACTTGAGTAAAAATGCAAACAGTAGGTTTGGTTTATTGAAGTCTgataaaaacttcaaaaacgCATTCTACAAGTGTTTAAGTGGGTGTATAACACcaaatgattttgaagaaacttgGAAATCTATGATCAACACTTTTAAGCTGGAAAAAGATGACTGGTTCAACAGATTGTATGGTCTTAAAGAAAAATGGTGTACagctttaagtaaagattttttttctgCCGGTATACTTTCTTCACAAAGAAGTGAAAGTACAAACCATGCTGTTGGTTTTAAAGCAAATAAAAGTACAACATTAACAGAGTTCTATAGTATTTTTCAAGCTACAATAAATCGATGGAGAAAAACCGAAGAAAAAGACGACTTTGACTGTACAAGGGGAATACCAACTTCAGAGCTAAGTATGAGTGCTATATTAAAACAGGCAGCAAATGTATACACGATAACACTTtttcgtgattttgaagaaGAGTTCAAGCTTTCTGTGGCAAGTAGTACAATGTTCAAGGGAAGTGTAGGAAGAACAGTGTTTTTTGAAGTGTGGATAGAAGGAATAACAGGTAAAAAAACTATAAatctttatttaatatttagagTAGATGTTCTTTTGAATAATATTACATTATATGTAAATAATCTAACAGGATCAAGGCAAGAAGTTTAATACAAAATGGAAGATTCAACCGTCACTTGCACATGCAAAAACTTTGAAGAATCTGGATGGTTGTGCTTCCATTGTTTAAGAATATTGCATTTACATTCAATCAATACAATTCCAGATCGTTACATAACAACAAGATGGAATAGATATGCAAAGAAACAGATATGGGAAAGGGTTGATACAATAAAAAGGGAGAAAGGTGAAATCAACAATTTTACTGGTTGGAGATTACATATGATCAGAAGGtaattttttcaatatacatTAGTTCATTTTCATATATTTACAATTACAGTTGATATTTTACTTAACACTTAAACTCTATACCACAGATACTATAACTTAATTTTGAAAGGGCATAAGATAGCAAAGGCCAGAAAATTTATCGAGGAGAAGTTTAAAATGGATAATAAAGCAGttgatgaaatcataaaaaaggaagaagaaaggaaggcaaaagaagaagcTGCAAAGATAGCAGAACAAGAAAAGGCAAAAGCTGAAGCACAACGAGAAACACAAGACGGGGAATCAACTAATTCTGAAATAACAATTGTGCTTGATCCTGATCGTGCTAATACTAAAGGAAAGAGTAAGAAGAGAATAAAGGGTCAATATGACAATTACAAGCAGCCatcaaagaaaggaaaaaagaaacacaaagaaTTTGGATCCAAGACACCCAATATTCAATTATTTACAcctaaagaacaactattttagtGATGTTCTTGTTTTATTATCATATACAGTTACTTCAACATTTTTAAACAAATTTATTGAGTGTTTATACTATAGTTCTCCTTTACAATACATAGTTACTATACATTcagtatagtaactctttataaacacacaatttttatttatagtaactcgttataaaatagttactattttgacaatatagtatctcttaatacaatatagttactattctgaaaatatagtaactctttataaaatatagttactattttgacaatatagtaactcttaataaaatatagttactattctgataatatagtaactctttataaaatatacttactttttttacaatatagtaactttttataaaatatagttactatttaaaaaatatagtaactcttagaacaatatagttactattctaaaaaaatatagtaacgttttttatgcaatcaaaatgacttatagtaactatatgttactcaaaaataaaataccataaaaaagagagtaattGTATCTTATTAAAGATAACTATATCTgtaagatagtaactatttgaATTTATACACAAAATTATTCACTTTTTATATATACCAACTCTTCACATTTAGTGGTCACCCTTCtttacatatagtaactctatataaaatatagttactattttgataaTATAGT
This sequence is a window from Spinacia oleracea cultivar Varoflay chromosome 1, BTI_SOV_V1, whole genome shotgun sequence. Protein-coding genes within it:
- the LOC110793774 gene encoding protein FAR1-RELATED SEQUENCE 5-like, which codes for MITRTKCEAQIFAKKNENGDFEIEKHVVVHNHPLTREISNYLHRSERQMTEPKKEAIEAMSECGLRPMESYRYMSTETGGDDCVGHTMIDHLNYCYKLKMKQIDGKDSQTLVNKLYDIQSIDPEFFFRVRLNAEGKVECLFWRDSMMREDYKIYGDVLVFYTTFRTNKYNLICAPFVGINNHWKNTMFACAFIGDETTESFVWVFETFLKAMGGKHPISIFTDQDAAIAAGIEQVFPSSRHRLCLWHLSKNANSRFGLLKSDKNFKNAFYKCLSGCITPNDFEETWKSMINTFKLEKDDWFNRLYGLKEKWCTALSKDFFSAGILSSQRSESTNHAVGFKANKSTTLTEFYSIFQATINRWRKTEEKDDFDCTRGIPTSELSMSAILKQAANVYTITLFRDFEEEFKLSVASSTMFKGSVGRTVFFEVWIEGITGSRQEV
- the LOC110798211 gene encoding protein FAR1-RELATED SEQUENCE 1-like, which gives rise to MEDSTVTCTCKNFEESGWLCFHCLRILHLHSINTIPDRYITTRWNRYAKKQIWERVDTIKREKGEINNFTGWRLHMIRRYYNLILKGHKIAKARKFIEEKFKMDNKAVDEIIKKEEERKAKEEAAKIAEQEKAKAEAQRETQDGESTNSEITIVLDPDRANTKGKSKKRIKGQYDNYKQPSKKGKKKHKEFGSKTPNIQLFTPKEQLF
- the LOC130463591 gene encoding uncharacterized protein, which produces MEDDLIDLNIDLNRAIEEKLYNYDENLENHREVYDVEDEDEGTSQQVMVANQCIEEGSIIHSIDTNHNIFENPNNEQEENIDKELDGSLIGEARKTTDEIYDLYCKHAAIIGFSVRKREE